The Candidatus Flexicrinis affinis genome has a segment encoding these proteins:
- a CDS encoding TIGR03560 family F420-dependent LLM class oxidoreductase: MVQIGIMIEGQDGLNWERWTRILQAAEDLGYAFVFRSDHFAFTDPPTKDSLELWVSLTYAATLTKRIEFGPMVAPVTFRHPSMTVRMGAQVDDLSGGRLSLGLGAGWHEGEHRMFGVPFYDRATRFEMFSDALEVTRLLLDGDGPATYHGKHFSLENALLLPKPKRKTPVLIGGNGPNKTLPLVARYADEWNGVFINPSTYRERNARLNDLLAERGRPESAIKRSIMTRVEYARDASELAARVNAAGRSQAELVEHGLIVGTASQIVDQIGAFADAGVQRFMLQWLDQDDIDRLEHMATHVLPQLH; this comes from the coding sequence ATGGTACAGATCGGCATCATGATCGAGGGGCAGGACGGCCTGAATTGGGAACGCTGGACGCGCATCCTGCAAGCGGCGGAAGACCTCGGCTATGCGTTCGTATTCCGTTCCGACCACTTCGCATTCACCGACCCGCCGACTAAGGACTCACTCGAGCTGTGGGTGTCGCTGACGTACGCCGCGACTCTCACCAAGCGCATCGAGTTCGGGCCGATGGTGGCGCCGGTTACGTTCCGTCACCCGTCGATGACCGTACGTATGGGCGCGCAGGTCGACGATTTGAGCGGCGGGCGCTTGTCGTTGGGGCTGGGCGCGGGCTGGCACGAGGGCGAACACCGGATGTTCGGTGTGCCGTTCTACGACCGCGCCACGCGCTTCGAAATGTTCTCGGACGCGTTGGAGGTCACGCGACTGCTGTTGGACGGCGACGGACCGGCGACCTACCACGGCAAGCACTTCTCGCTCGAAAACGCCCTGCTGCTGCCCAAGCCCAAGCGCAAGACGCCGGTGCTGATCGGCGGCAATGGGCCGAACAAGACTCTGCCGCTGGTGGCGCGTTATGCCGACGAGTGGAACGGCGTGTTCATCAACCCGTCCACTTACCGCGAGCGGAACGCCCGCTTGAACGACCTGCTCGCCGAGCGCGGGCGGCCCGAAAGCGCGATCAAGCGGTCGATCATGACCCGCGTCGAGTATGCGCGCGATGCGTCCGAGCTGGCAGCGCGCGTGAATGCCGCAGGGCGGAGCCAAGCCGAGCTGGTCGAGCACGGCCTGATTGTCGGCACCGCGTCGCAAATCGTCGACCAGATCGGCGCGTTTGCCGATGCCGGCGTGCAGCGGTTCATGCTGCAGTGGCTCGATCAGGACGACATCGACCGGCTTGAGCACATGGCGACCCACGTACTACCTCAACTGCACTAA
- a CDS encoding GlsB/YeaQ/YmgE family stress response membrane protein — translation MNILVWIVVGAIAGWLAGMIMGNPQGLIMNIILGIVGSFVGGWVIGLLTGTDFETTGLSVLHIVTATIGAIIVIAAVRFLRRA, via the coding sequence GTGAATATCCTCGTTTGGATCGTCGTTGGCGCCATCGCTGGTTGGCTTGCTGGCATGATCATGGGCAACCCGCAGGGCCTCATTATGAACATCATCCTCGGAATCGTCGGCAGCTTCGTCGGCGGCTGGGTTATTGGCCTGTTGACCGGCACCGATTTCGAGACAACCGGCCTGAGCGTCTTACACATCGTCACGGCAACTATCGGCGCGATTATCGTGATCGCGGCAGTCAGGTTCCTGCGACGCGCATAG
- a CDS encoding phosphotransferase: MPDRVITDIRQITPERLTEILRRDGALQQGEVTALDMNVNERELSTGVKLGVTYSTDARGTLPRKLFLKLVNAQVDEDEYFGPSEVDYYVRDYVGVEGVPIPHCYDGAYSAALHRYHILLDDLSDTHMPSYERAPTLEHGFALADAMAALHAPYWGAARLEAAGALIHDASHVRRYAEIALAGSEFIIEGCADQLAAHWPALIRDTFARHPQALVERSADLNGFTLIHGDANLSNILIPRDGDRPLYVVDRQPFDWGLTTWLGVYDLAYTMVLKWDTQLRREFEQPVLARYHAQLIERGVVDYGWDQLWSDYRLCIPICVYVATEWCRTELRRDTMEWWMPMLQRTLTAMDDHDCAALY; the protein is encoded by the coding sequence GTGCCTGACCGTGTCATTACTGATATTCGCCAGATTACCCCGGAGCGACTCACCGAAATACTGCGCCGAGACGGTGCGCTGCAGCAAGGCGAGGTCACCGCGCTCGACATGAACGTCAACGAGCGAGAACTCTCGACCGGCGTCAAGCTGGGTGTCACCTACTCCACCGATGCCCGCGGCACCCTACCCCGCAAGCTGTTCCTCAAGCTGGTCAACGCACAGGTTGACGAGGACGAGTATTTCGGCCCGTCCGAGGTCGACTACTACGTGCGCGACTACGTCGGCGTCGAAGGCGTTCCGATCCCGCACTGCTACGACGGCGCGTATTCGGCGGCGCTGCACCGCTATCACATCCTACTCGATGATCTGTCCGACACGCACATGCCTTCGTACGAACGCGCGCCGACGCTGGAACACGGCTTCGCGCTGGCGGATGCCATGGCCGCGCTGCACGCGCCGTATTGGGGCGCGGCGCGTCTTGAGGCCGCCGGAGCACTGATTCACGATGCCTCCCACGTTCGCCGCTATGCCGAGATCGCACTGGCCGGGTCGGAGTTCATCATCGAGGGCTGCGCCGATCAGCTTGCAGCCCACTGGCCGGCGCTGATCCGCGACACGTTCGCGCGCCATCCGCAGGCATTGGTCGAGCGTTCGGCCGATCTGAACGGGTTCACACTCATCCACGGCGACGCAAACCTGTCCAACATCTTGATCCCGCGCGACGGCGACCGGCCGCTGTATGTCGTCGATCGACAGCCATTCGATTGGGGCCTGACGACGTGGCTGGGCGTCTACGATCTGGCCTACACGATGGTGCTGAAGTGGGATACGCAACTGCGCCGCGAGTTCGAACAGCCAGTGCTGGCGCGCTACCACGCCCAGTTGATCGAGCGCGGCGTGGTCGATTACGGGTGGGATCAACTGTGGTCAGACTACCGGCTGTGCATCCCGATCTGCGTGTATGTGGCGACCGAGTGGTGCCGGACCGAACTGCGCCGGGACACGATGGAATGGTGGATGCCGATGCTGCAGCGGACGCTGACCGCAATGGACGACCACGATTGCGCGGCGCTGTACTAG